Part of the Natrarchaeobius halalkaliphilus genome is shown below.
GCCTACGGAATGCGACCGATTCCCGAGATCCAGTTTATGGGGTTCATCTACCCCGCGTTCGACCAGATCGTCTCCCACGCCGCTCGCCTCCGGACGCGATCGCGCGGACGATTCACCTGCCCGATGGTTGTTCGGGCACCCTACGGCGGCGGCATCCGCGCGCCGGAACACCACTCGGAGTCGACCGAGGCGATGTTCGTCCACCAGCCGGGCCTGAAAGTCGTCGTCCCCTCCACGCCGTACGACACGAAGGGGCTGTTGACGAGTGCGATCCGCGACCCCGATCCGGTGATCTTCCTCGAGCCCAAACTCATCTACCGGGCGTTCCGCGAGGAGGTTCCGGCCGACTCCTACGAGGTGCCCCTCGGTGAGGCCGCCGTCCGTCGCGAGGGCACGGATATCTCCGTCTACACGTGGGGTGCGATGACCCGACCGACGCTCGAGGCGGCGGAGAACCTCGCGGGCGAAATCGACGTCGAGGTGGTCGATCTCCGAACGCTCTCGCCGCTTCCCGAAGGGGCCATCGTCGACTCCTTCGAAAAGACCGGCCGCGCGGCGGTCGTCCACGAGGCACCGAAAACGGGCGGACTCGGAGCCGAGATCATCGCGACGCTTCAGGAGGAGTCGCTGCTCTATCAGGAGGCGCCCGTCGAGCGCATCACCGGCTTCGACACGCCGTTCCCGCTGTACGCGCTCGAGGACTACTATCTCCCCGAAGCGGCACGCATCGAGACGGGGATCCGAAACGCGGTGGAGTTCTGACATGGTTCGTGAGTTCGTACTCCCGGACGTCGGCGAAGGGGTCGCAGAGGGCGAGCTGGTCTCGTGGCTCGTCGAGGAGGGTGACGAGGTAACCGAAGACCAACCCGTCGCGGCCGTCGAAACCGACAAAGCCCTGGTAGAGGTTCCCGCCCCGGTCGACGGCACCGTCCGTGACCGTCGCTACGACGAGGGCGACGTGGTCCCCGTCGGTGACGTGTTCGTGACGTTCGACGTCGCGGGCGAGGAGACGGCGGACTCCGACGACGGTACCTCAGACGCCGCTCTCGACGACGAGAACGACGGGCCGTCGAGCGACGCGAACGTGGTCGAATCGGACGGTCCCGACGCGATCGACGACGACGCAGCCGAGATCGAGCCGCCACGGAACCGCGTTTTCGTGCCCCCTCGAGCGAGACGGCTGGCTCGCGAAACCGGTATCGACCTCTCGAGCCTCGAGGGAAGCGGCCCCGGCGGTCGGATCACCCCGGCCGACGTGCGGGCCGCCCTCGATGACGGGACGGCCGGCGTCGCACGGGAGTCCAGGTCGCCGGAGACGAACCCGGCTTCCGGAGCCGAATCCGAAACCGACGACCCGGATTCCTCTCCCGACGGCCCGGTGACGGACCCCTCGAGCGTGGCCGACGCCGCAGACCGCGACCGGACGCTCGCGGCCCCCGCGACCCGGCGAATCGCCCGGGAGAACGGAATCGAGATCGACGCCGTTCCCGCCGACGACGAGCGAAACGGCGAGCCGATCGTCACGCCCGAGGCCGTCGTGGAGTACGCTGAAACCCAGCGTCGGGCTCAGGAAGCAGATGTGGCGGCGCTCGAGGCGGATGCGGCGACCGATGTGAGCGAATCGGGCGAGTTCGTCGGGGGCGAACGCCGCGAGCCGTTCCGGGGCGTCCGGAAACGGATCTCGGAGGCGATGGTCGAGTCGAAGGACAGCGCGCCCCACGTCACCCATTTCGACGAGGTCGACGTCACCGCGCTCGTCGCGGCTCGCGATCGGCTCAAACCACGGGCCACAGAGCGCGGGATTCGTCTCACCTACATGCCGTTCATCACGAAAGCCGTCGTCGCCGCGCTAGAGGAGTTCCCCGAGCTGAACGCCGTCATCGACGAGGACGAAGAGGAGATCGTCTACCGCGAGTACTACAACATCGGCGTCGCCACCGCGACCGACGTCGGCCTGATGGTCCCGGTCCTCGAGAACGCAGGCGAGAAGGGGCTATTACAGCTTTCCTCGGAGATGAACGAACTCGTCGAGAAGGCTCGAGAACGGTCGATCTCGCCCGACGAACTGCGGGGATCGACGTTCACCGTCACCAACGTCGGCGGTATCGGCGGCGAGTACGCCACGCCCATCTTGAACTACCCCGAATCGGGGATCCTCGCGATCGGTGAGATCAAGCGCAAACCCCGCGTCGTCGACCGCGACGGCGAGGAGTCGATCGAGCCGCGCTCCGTGCTGACGCTGTCGCTGTCGTTCGATCATCGACTGGTCGACGGCGCCGTCGCCGCCCGGTTTACCAACACCGTAATGGAGTATCTCGAGAACCCCGAACTCCTGTTGCTCGAGTGATCACCGTCGCGTTCGCTCCCGGTCGTTGCGTGGCGCGTGACGATACATCAGTATCCTGTCTGCTTGCAACAGCTACACCGTCCTCGACCGAAAAGGACGACCATGGTCGTCGGAGATGTCACCACCGGAACGGACGTACTGATCGTCGGCGCCGGCCCCGCCGGCTACGTCGCGGCGATCCGTGCCGGTCAGCTCGATCTGGACGTAACGCTCGTCGAAAAGGACGCCTACGGCGGGACCTGCCTCAACCACGGCTGCATTCCCTCGAAGGCGTTGATCACCGCGACGGACGTCGCCCACGAGGCGGCGAACGCCGAGGAGATGGGAATCCACGCGGACCCGGCGATCGACCTCTCGGGAATGGTCGCCTGGAAGGACGACGTCGTCGACCAGCTGACGAGCGGCGTCGAGAAACTCTGTAAAGCCAACCAGGTGAACCTGCTCGAGGGAACGGCCACCTTCGCGGACGAGAACACCGTTCGCGTCTCCCACGACGGCGAGGGCCAGGGCTCGGAGACGATCGAGTTCGAACACGCCATCGTCTCGACCGGTTCGCGTCCCGTCGAGATCCCGAACTTCGACTTCGACGACGATCCCGTCCTCGACTCGCGACAGGCCCTGTCGCTGACCTCCGTGCCGGACTCGCTCGTCGTCGTCG
Proteins encoded:
- a CDS encoding alpha-ketoacid dehydrogenase subunit beta, encoding MAAESEQLTLVQAVRDGLHTEMERDEDVVVMGEDVGKNGGVFRATEDLYEEFGENRVIDTPLAESGIVGTAIGMAAYGMRPIPEIQFMGFIYPAFDQIVSHAARLRTRSRGRFTCPMVVRAPYGGGIRAPEHHSESTEAMFVHQPGLKVVVPSTPYDTKGLLTSAIRDPDPVIFLEPKLIYRAFREEVPADSYEVPLGEAAVRREGTDISVYTWGAMTRPTLEAAENLAGEIDVEVVDLRTLSPLPEGAIVDSFEKTGRAAVVHEAPKTGGLGAEIIATLQEESLLYQEAPVERITGFDTPFPLYALEDYYLPEAARIETGIRNAVEF
- a CDS encoding dihydrolipoamide acetyltransferase family protein; this translates as MVREFVLPDVGEGVAEGELVSWLVEEGDEVTEDQPVAAVETDKALVEVPAPVDGTVRDRRYDEGDVVPVGDVFVTFDVAGEETADSDDGTSDAALDDENDGPSSDANVVESDGPDAIDDDAAEIEPPRNRVFVPPRARRLARETGIDLSSLEGSGPGGRITPADVRAALDDGTAGVARESRSPETNPASGAESETDDPDSSPDGPVTDPSSVADAADRDRTLAAPATRRIARENGIEIDAVPADDERNGEPIVTPEAVVEYAETQRRAQEADVAALEADAATDVSESGEFVGGERREPFRGVRKRISEAMVESKDSAPHVTHFDEVDVTALVAARDRLKPRATERGIRLTYMPFITKAVVAALEEFPELNAVIDEDEEEIVYREYYNIGVATATDVGLMVPVLENAGEKGLLQLSSEMNELVEKARERSISPDELRGSTFTVTNVGGIGGEYATPILNYPESGILAIGEIKRKPRVVDRDGEESIEPRSVLTLSLSFDHRLVDGAVAARFTNTVMEYLENPELLLLE